The following proteins come from a genomic window of Malus domestica chromosome 02, GDT2T_hap1:
- the LOC103426962 gene encoding MATH domain and coiled-coil domain-containing protein At3g58270-like: MENQQKVAGELVTRSFTWTIENVSKLKTQRHYSDVFLVGDWKWRILVFPKGNNVKHLSLYLEVADASDLPSLWTRYAQFSLTVVNQLSRNMSITKETQHEFNASASDWGFTSFMPLNEFYDGGKFVRNDKCIIEARVTVRKVDIKNFEDQGTGSSAPKEPSKQEDRALKPSSVDSVQVPHSSVPVTTPTSEQVQANLKSEQVLAFKDAPSSGEVCIKPADFPVDPSIVKGHEKVLSAPDGMLMDFRGLGKIERAFVPLLEEVCSWHPSLIECQKKRSRTYIEWAFTALGRVLHFLKTTKVKDMTPDTSERVKLLWEELETFKFDLGWLEPYVQSALDVKKLMERAGVVKNLREDVDALEMGVKRLRARLAVAEVDLEVAKRDLAKVVEGFGETDINRELGYGRR, from the exons ATGGAGAATCAGCAGAAAGTAGCAGGGGAACTTGTCACTAGGTCATTCACATGGACAATCGAAAATGTCTCTAAGTTGAAAACCCAGAGGCATTACTCTGACGTTTTCCTCGTCGGTGATTGGAAATG GCGGATCCTTGTATTTCCGAAAGGGAACAACGTAAAGCACTTGTCTTTGTATTTGGAGGTTGCAGATGCTTCGGATTTACCATCTCTGTGGACTAGGTATGCCCAATTCAGCTTGACAGTGGTTAATCAGCTAAGCAGAAATATGTCAATAACAAAGG AGACGCAACACGAGTTCAATGCAAGTGCGAGCGACTGGGGATTCACATCATTCATGCCTCTGAATGAGTTTTATGATGGAGGAAAGTTTGTTCGCAACGATAAATGCATTATTGAAGCCAGGGTTACAGTCCGTAAGGTAGACATAAAGAATTTCGAAGACCAAGGAACTGGCAGTTCTGCACCCAAAGAGCCTTCAAAGCAAGAAGATCGGGCCCTGAAACCTTCAAGTGTGGATTCCGTGCAAGTTCCACACTCATCCGTACCAGTTACAACACCTACATCAGAACAGGTGCAAGCAAATTTGAAATCGGAACAGGTGCTTGCTTTCAAGGATGCACCAAGTTCCGGAGAAGTTTGCATTAAGCCTGCTGATTTCCCTGTTGACCCTTCCATAGTCAAGGGACACGAAAAAGTGCTCTCCGCTCCAGATGGTATGCTCATGGATTTTAGGGGTTTAGGGAAAATAGAGAGAGCTTTTGTTCCACTGCTAGAGGAAGTTTGTTCATGGCATCCCTCGTTGATTGAGTGCCAAAAGAAGAGAAGCCGTACGTATATTGAATGGGCATTCACAGCTTTGGGTCGAGTTTTACATTTTCTGAAGACTACGAAGGTGAAGGATATGACCCCAGACACTAGTGAACGCGTTAAACTTTTGTGGGAGGAGCTTGAGACTTTTAAATTTGACTTGGGTTGGCTGGAGCCTTATGTGCAATCTGCTCTGGACGTGAAGAAGCTTATGGAAAGGGCAGGGGTAGTTAAAAATCTGAGAGAGGATGTGGATGCGTTGGAAATGGGAGTGAAGAGGCTAAGGGCGAGGCTAGCAGTTGCAGAGGTAGATCTAGAGGTAGCAAAAAGAGACTTGGCAAAGGTAGTAGAAGGCTTCGGTGAGACCGATATCAACAGGGAGTTGGGCTATGGGAGGCGTTGA
- the LOC114823717 gene encoding uncharacterized protein, with protein MANLFFRRSSHSPICLLRNSAEESTEHLFLQCLWVEAVWNGGSMTRGIGREGIISWVNWLNDIYDAAFANRGERIKLFSYIAVTCWHIWKSRCNFIFKQQPIYPGQVIADVHHSVGMFLEANRVPSSRPRINDLDRGNDLSWSPPGSGIIKINVDASWNARESVGFVGVVARDDHGRFVAACRKKICASSAVMAEAKAILHGCSLGRYMGWNDIIIESDSLDSVSCLQDLNSMGSWDAFPLLAKCTSLGKAFQDCRWSWVPRSANKAADSLVSWQSREVCDFVWVNRPPSSLVHVLCNDGLPCPH; from the coding sequence ATGGCAAACCTGTTCTTTAGGCGCTCTTCTCATTCCCCCATTTGCCTTCTCCGTAACTCGGCTGAGGAATCAACGGAACATCTTTTTCTCCAATGCCTGTGGGTAGAGGCGGTGTGGAATGGGGGAAGTATGACTCGCGGTATTGGCCGGGAGGGGATAATTTCTTGGGTAAATTGGTTAAATGATATTTATGATGCGGCTTTTGCTAACAGGGGTGAAAGGATCAAACTGTTCTCATATATTGCTGTTACCTGTTGGCATATTTGGAAGTCTCGGTGCAACTTTATCTTTAAGCAGCAACCAATTTACCCAGGGCAGGTTATCGCCGATGTTCATCATTCGGTGGGTATGTTCCTAGAGGCCAATCGTGTTCCAAGTAGTAGGCCCCGGATCAATGATTTGGATCGGGGAAATGACTTATCTTGGTCTCCTCCTGGCTCGGGTATCATCAAGATAAATGTGGACGCAAGTTGGAATGCTAGGGAGAGTGTGGGCTTCGTGGGTGTGGTGGCTAGGGATGATCATGGCAGGTTTGTGGCTGCATGCAGAAAGAAGATCTGTGCCTCGAGTGCGGTAATGGCTGAAGCTAAGGCAATTTTGCATGGCTGTTCGTTGGGGCGGTATATGGGGTGGAATGATATTATCATTGAATCAGATTCTTTGGACTCTGTGTCTTGTCTTCAGGATCTTAATTCGATGGGCAGTTGGGATGCTTTTCCTTTGCTAGCTAAGTGCACAAGTCTGGGGAAGGCTTTCCAAGATTGccgctggtcttgggttccaagatcGGCCAACAAGGCAGCGGACAGTTTGGTGTCGTGGCAAAGTAGGGAAGTATGTGATTTTGTTTGGGTTAACCGACCCCCATCTTCCCTTGTTCATGTTCTGTGTAATGACGGCCTCCCTTGTCCCCATTAG